One Azospirillum brasilense DNA window includes the following coding sequences:
- a CDS encoding chemotaxis protein CheW, which translates to MDDRTGTGEAAEVKDAIDWAAVRARLALQGREAEAAAAPGGAWADALLLRRAEDLARVPSSIETDAAAEAPVTLLAGRGADGSYGLDLRHLSRIVPLPRVARVPHAPPELLGLIAIDGRVMRLFDVDRLCGRNAVPAGGGFAVVLRGGERPVALRLRTVDTVMELDGTDLKAPPEAGTFVTAITRSRIAVLDVPAILETLRSMKEE; encoded by the coding sequence ATGGACGACCGGACCGGAACCGGAGAGGCAGCCGAAGTGAAAGACGCCATCGATTGGGCCGCCGTCCGCGCGCGCCTGGCCCTCCAAGGCCGGGAGGCGGAAGCCGCCGCGGCGCCGGGCGGCGCCTGGGCCGACGCGCTGCTGTTGCGCCGCGCCGAGGATCTGGCGCGCGTCCCCTCCTCCATCGAGACCGACGCCGCAGCGGAAGCGCCGGTTACCCTGCTGGCCGGGCGCGGCGCGGACGGGTCCTACGGGCTGGACCTGCGCCACCTGTCCCGTATCGTGCCGCTGCCGCGGGTGGCGCGGGTGCCCCACGCACCGCCGGAGCTGCTGGGGCTGATCGCCATCGACGGGCGGGTGATGCGCCTGTTTGACGTGGACCGGCTGTGCGGACGCAACGCCGTTCCCGCCGGCGGCGGCTTCGCCGTCGTGCTGCGCGGTGGCGAGCGGCCGGTGGCGCTGCGCCTACGCACCGTGGACACGGTGATGGAGCTGGATGGAACCGACCTGAAGGCCCCACCGGAAGCCGGGACCTTCGTCACCGCCATCACCCGGAGCCGCATCGCCGTGCTGGACGTGCCGGCGATCCTGGAGACGCTGAGGAGCATGAAAGAAGAATGA
- a CDS encoding CheR family methyltransferase has protein sequence MNRIDAILRDPVFPRIKAAVIGATGLAYYADKDAALAERINRRLSDKPTLGLAAYLAQLAGEGPTGPEYQALINELTVGETFFFRYAEQFEALCAVAIPECLRRNRESRLLRIWSAGCSIGPEAYTLEILLKRHFADQLRDWQVSIVGTDLNASFIETARRGVYGNWAVRGLDPAVLAECFDRQGDLWAVKPRFREWTSFSVFNLVDGPLPNYPRGLGALDVVLCRNVMIYFDEPTRTRLLENLHEVLVPNGWLVVGHAETGQQVNSLFTPVPVPGATIYRKPRPGSVPVAAALPAYTPSVAVEPRPAEPKAAEPKSARKRSTATESVARLRATAAKPAPAPLPTPQPPAGSPAGNPAVADGDRAAALDACIALAERNRLDPVVHFRLGLLEEELGVGDPIAAFKRALYLDSDFALADYHLALAYWRRGKLAPAQRHFRNARATVAAHDATELVAEGGGLTVAELRSMIDLWFSGEEP, from the coding sequence ATGAACCGCATCGACGCCATCCTGCGCGACCCGGTCTTTCCCCGGATCAAGGCCGCCGTCATCGGGGCGACCGGGCTCGCCTATTACGCCGACAAGGACGCCGCCCTGGCGGAGCGCATCAACCGCCGCCTGTCGGACAAGCCGACCCTCGGCCTCGCCGCCTATCTGGCGCAGCTCGCCGGGGAGGGGCCGACCGGGCCGGAGTATCAGGCGCTCATCAACGAGCTGACGGTCGGCGAGACCTTCTTCTTCCGCTACGCCGAGCAGTTCGAGGCGCTGTGCGCCGTCGCCATCCCGGAATGCCTGCGCCGCAACCGGGAAAGCCGCCTGCTGCGCATCTGGAGTGCCGGCTGCTCGATCGGGCCGGAGGCCTACACACTGGAAATCCTGCTGAAGCGGCATTTCGCCGACCAGCTGCGCGACTGGCAGGTCAGCATCGTCGGCACCGACCTGAACGCCAGCTTCATCGAGACGGCGCGGCGCGGCGTCTACGGGAACTGGGCGGTGCGCGGGCTTGACCCGGCCGTCCTGGCGGAATGCTTCGACCGGCAGGGCGACCTGTGGGCGGTCAAGCCGCGCTTCCGCGAATGGACGAGCTTCTCGGTCTTCAACCTCGTGGACGGGCCGCTGCCCAACTACCCGCGGGGCCTGGGCGCGCTGGACGTCGTGCTGTGCCGCAACGTCATGATCTATTTCGACGAGCCGACGCGCACCCGGCTGCTGGAGAACCTGCACGAGGTGCTGGTTCCCAACGGCTGGCTGGTGGTCGGCCATGCCGAGACGGGGCAGCAGGTCAACAGCCTGTTCACCCCCGTGCCGGTTCCCGGCGCCACGATCTACCGCAAGCCGCGCCCCGGCAGCGTCCCCGTGGCGGCGGCGCTGCCCGCCTACACGCCATCCGTCGCCGTCGAACCGAGGCCCGCCGAGCCAAAAGCCGCGGAGCCGAAATCGGCGAGGAAACGCAGCACGGCGACGGAGTCCGTGGCGCGGCTGCGCGCCACTGCGGCGAAGCCGGCGCCTGCCCCCCTGCCCACCCCGCAGCCGCCGGCGGGATCCCCGGCCGGCAATCCCGCCGTGGCCGACGGCGACCGGGCCGCGGCGCTGGACGCCTGCATCGCCCTGGCCGAGCGCAACCGCCTCGACCCCGTGGTCCATTTCCGGCTGGGCCTGCTGGAGGAGGAGCTGGGCGTCGGCGACCCGATCGCCGCCTTCAAGCGGGCGCTCTATCTGGATTCCGACTTCGCGCTGGCCGACTACCATCTGGCGCTGGCCTATTGGCGGCGCGGCAAGCTGGCCCCGGCGCAGCGCCATTTCCGCAACGCCCGCGCCACCGTCGCCGCCCACGACGCGACGGAACTGGTGGCCGAGGGCGGCGGCCTGACCGTGGCCGAACTGCGGAGCATGATCGACCTCTGGTTCTCGGGTGAGGAGCCGTGA
- a CDS encoding chemotaxis protein CheW, translating to MAATASATRYVIFSVSGRILALPAESVRRFLPLPRLDRLPAAPAVVAGLFRYQGRAVPVLRLDLLFGFDAAPPELYAPLFLTEWDGRPLALLAERVFNILPIPDAERMAADPGLTFNGCAVATIPHGAGTATVIDPSRLLTEAEGRLLAAFQAMADERLARLAAPASETGAEAR from the coding sequence ATGGCTGCGACGGCATCCGCGACACGGTACGTGATCTTTTCCGTCTCCGGCAGGATCCTGGCCCTGCCGGCGGAATCCGTGCGCCGATTCCTGCCGCTGCCCCGGCTCGACCGCCTGCCCGCAGCGCCCGCCGTAGTCGCCGGGCTGTTCCGCTACCAGGGCCGTGCCGTCCCGGTCCTGCGGCTCGACCTGCTGTTCGGCTTCGATGCCGCGCCGCCGGAGCTGTACGCCCCGCTGTTCCTGACCGAATGGGACGGACGTCCGCTCGCTCTGCTGGCCGAGCGGGTGTTCAACATCCTGCCGATCCCCGACGCGGAGCGGATGGCGGCCGACCCCGGCCTGACCTTCAACGGCTGCGCCGTGGCGACCATCCCCCACGGCGCCGGAACGGCCACCGTGATCGACCCGTCCCGCCTGCTGACCGAGGCGGAGGGCCGGCTGCTCGCCGCCTTCCAGGCCATGGCCGACGAGCGTCTGGCCCGGCTCGCCGCCCCCGCTTCAGAGACCGGGGCGGAGGCCCGATGA
- the panD gene encoding aspartate 1-decarboxylase, whose product MIKVVRAKLHCLRVTDANLNYQGSITLDPEHCEAVGIYPLEFVEIWNKNSGARISTYVIYGERGSRSCVLNGSAARSCQPGDEVIIAASWYCQPTELATLRPRVLTFNADNSIDRSLTYDVTALDGGRFDFAIREGAFLEPEPA is encoded by the coding sequence ATGATCAAGGTTGTCCGAGCGAAGCTGCACTGCCTGCGCGTCACCGACGCCAACCTGAACTATCAGGGGTCGATCACCCTCGATCCGGAGCATTGCGAGGCGGTCGGGATCTACCCGCTGGAGTTCGTGGAGATCTGGAACAAGAATTCCGGCGCGCGGATCAGCACCTACGTGATCTACGGCGAGCGCGGCTCGCGCAGCTGCGTGCTCAACGGCTCGGCGGCGCGGAGCTGCCAGCCGGGGGACGAGGTCATCATCGCCGCCTCCTGGTACTGCCAGCCGACCGAACTGGCGACGCTGCGGCCGCGGGTGCTGACCTTCAACGCCGACAACAGCATCGACCGCTCGCTGACCTACGACGTGACGGCGCTGGACGGCGGGCGCTTCGATTTCGCGATTCGCGAGGGCGCCTTCCTGGAGCCCGAACCGGCCTGA
- a CDS encoding endonuclease/exonuclease/phosphatase family protein — translation MSRSSIRIATFNLESLDDTGDLSFEERAAVLRPQLERLDADILCLQEVNGQRAAKGEPRTLRALNRLLEGGPYAAFHRTSGGEGTKLADRHNLVLVSRWPILAARQYRHDLVPSPQVRMVTADPAQPGGDAVTWDRPVLHGEIELPGGRRLHVFNLHLRAPIAAPVPGQKKNASTWKSVGGWAEGFYLASIKRAGQALEARLAVERVFDADPQALILVAGDLNAEIEQTPVRIIRADLDETGNGHLAGRSLVPLERSVPEERRFTVLHGGDAVMLDHLLVSRALLGWFRSAEIHNEALGDELVAHATVSHSPESYHAPLVARFELPDQTVTETMAPGEPAP, via the coding sequence ATGAGCCGCAGCAGCATCCGCATCGCCACCTTCAACCTGGAAAGCCTGGACGACACCGGCGACCTGTCCTTCGAGGAGCGCGCCGCCGTCCTGCGCCCGCAGCTGGAGCGGCTGGACGCCGACATCCTATGCCTTCAGGAGGTCAACGGCCAGCGCGCGGCAAAGGGGGAACCGCGAACCCTGCGCGCGCTGAACCGGCTGCTGGAGGGCGGCCCCTACGCCGCTTTCCACCGGACCTCCGGCGGCGAGGGGACGAAGCTGGCCGACCGTCACAACCTCGTGCTGGTGAGCCGCTGGCCGATCCTGGCGGCGCGGCAGTACCGGCACGATCTGGTGCCCTCCCCGCAGGTCCGCATGGTCACCGCCGACCCGGCCCAGCCCGGCGGCGACGCCGTGACCTGGGACCGCCCGGTGCTGCATGGCGAGATCGAGCTGCCCGGCGGGCGGCGGCTGCATGTCTTCAACCTGCATCTGCGCGCGCCCATCGCCGCGCCGGTGCCAGGGCAGAAGAAGAACGCCTCCACCTGGAAGAGCGTCGGCGGCTGGGCGGAGGGCTTCTACCTCGCCTCGATCAAGCGGGCCGGGCAGGCGCTGGAGGCCCGGCTGGCGGTGGAGCGGGTGTTCGACGCCGACCCGCAGGCGCTGATCCTGGTTGCCGGCGACCTCAACGCCGAGATTGAGCAGACCCCCGTCCGCATCATCCGCGCCGACCTCGACGAGACCGGCAACGGCCACCTTGCCGGGCGGTCGCTGGTGCCGCTGGAACGCTCCGTCCCGGAGGAGCGGCGCTTCACCGTGCTGCACGGCGGCGACGCGGTGATGCTGGATCATCTGCTGGTGTCGCGCGCCCTGCTGGGCTGGTTCCGCTCCGCCGAGATCCACAACGAGGCGCTGGGCGACGAGTTGGTCGCCCACGCCACGGTCAGCCATTCCCCGGAAAGCTACCACGCGCCGCTGGTCGCCCGCTTCGAGCTGCCGGATCAGACAGTGACGGAGACGATGGCGCCCGGCGAACCGGCGCCGTAG
- a CDS encoding class I SAM-dependent methyltransferase encodes MPAIADQNLDEAAVYRQESLYERPRYEGAHGLIPAAGPLLCPLCGREAARFLPFGLGGRRNARCPDCGSLERHRFLWSFLAERTDVLRRSLRILHTAPEPCLEPLLRARHGRRYVTLDRFNPAADVQADLTDLPFPDGRFDLVLSSHVLEHVPDDRAALREIARVLKPSGRAVLLFPYDPKGPTREDPAMDTPAKRLAAFGHPYHYRIYGTDTPQRMAEAGLDATLVASTAMLSAHRRRRRRINRNHLFLARPRAAAGRASGEGS; translated from the coding sequence TTGCCCGCCATCGCGGACCAGAACCTCGACGAGGCCGCCGTCTACCGGCAGGAGTCGCTGTACGAGCGTCCACGCTACGAGGGCGCCCACGGCCTGATCCCCGCCGCCGGCCCCCTGCTCTGCCCACTCTGCGGACGGGAGGCGGCGCGCTTCCTCCCCTTCGGCCTGGGCGGACGGCGCAACGCCCGCTGCCCGGACTGCGGGTCGCTGGAGCGCCACCGCTTCCTGTGGAGCTTCCTGGCGGAGCGGACGGACGTGCTGCGCCGGTCGCTGCGCATCCTGCACACCGCCCCCGAACCCTGCCTGGAACCGCTGCTGCGGGCGCGGCACGGCCGGCGCTACGTCACGCTGGACCGCTTCAACCCGGCCGCCGACGTGCAGGCCGACCTGACCGACCTGCCCTTCCCGGACGGCCGTTTCGACCTCGTGTTGTCCAGCCACGTGCTGGAGCATGTCCCCGACGATCGCGCCGCGCTGCGCGAGATCGCCCGCGTCCTGAAGCCCTCCGGCCGCGCCGTCCTGCTGTTCCCCTACGACCCCAAGGGGCCGACGCGGGAGGACCCGGCGATGGACACCCCCGCCAAGCGGCTGGCCGCCTTCGGCCATCCCTATCACTACCGGATTTATGGTACGGATACTCCCCAGCGCATGGCCGAGGCCGGGCTGGACGCCACGCTCGTCGCCTCCACGGCGATGCTGAGCGCACACCGGCGGCGGCGGCGGCGCATCAACCGCAACCACCTGTTCCTGGCGCGCCCGCGCGCCGCGGCGGGCCGGGCGTCCGGGGAGGGGTCATGA
- a CDS encoding chemotaxis protein, with protein MPISPRARRYQQGSDTPDIAANRYHDRQLGAEVVNIVVGGCVVSEDPNVVITTTLGSCIAACLFDPVAAIGGMNHFLLPDHNGDRLSISSRYGSAAMEQLINRLLAATGRRDRLRAKIFGGASVNGAPRSAGIGQRNVEFVMEYLAAEGIPTMSWDVGGTTARAVRFYPTSGRTQRRLIGEETVRDIARSETSFMDRLRKTGIDGDVELF; from the coding sequence ATGCCGATCAGCCCGCGCGCGCGCCGATATCAGCAGGGTTCCGACACGCCGGACATCGCGGCCAACCGCTACCATGACCGGCAGTTGGGCGCGGAGGTGGTCAACATCGTGGTCGGCGGCTGCGTGGTCAGCGAGGACCCGAACGTCGTCATCACCACCACGCTGGGCTCCTGCATCGCCGCCTGCCTGTTCGACCCCGTCGCGGCGATCGGCGGGATGAACCACTTCCTGCTGCCCGACCACAACGGCGACCGGCTGTCCATTTCCTCGCGCTACGGCAGCGCGGCCATGGAGCAGCTCATCAACCGGCTGCTGGCGGCGACCGGGCGGCGCGACCGGCTGCGCGCCAAGATCTTCGGCGGGGCCAGCGTGAACGGCGCCCCGCGCAGCGCCGGCATCGGCCAGCGCAACGTCGAATTCGTCATGGAGTATCTGGCGGCCGAAGGCATCCCGACGATGAGCTGGGACGTCGGCGGCACGACGGCCCGCGCGGTGCGCTTCTATCCCACCTCGGGCCGCACCCAGCGCCGCCTGATCGGGGAGGAGACGGTGCGGGACATCGCGCGGTCCGAGACCTCCTTCATGGACCGGCTGCGCAAGACCGGGATCGATGGCGACGTGGAACTGTTCTGA